In Rhodamnia argentea isolate NSW1041297 chromosome 11, ASM2092103v1, whole genome shotgun sequence, one genomic interval encodes:
- the LOC125312907 gene encoding protein FAR1-RELATED SEQUENCE 5-like, whose amino-acid sequence MSIVSAIGGLKVGVTAIGAEEVIPETRHGLCTWHLIQNAMKNVGHLMRNGSNFLTDLKKLVYEYVEVKKFEEAWDSLLSTYEATDNSWLQNLYRLKEKWARCYMKSTVTLRICSIQLSESLNRDLKDYLACNVNLNGFFKRFDNVVNDKWYKELQAEFNARKKLPTILCWTLPMLQQASKVYTPSMFENFQT is encoded by the exons ATGTCAA TAGTCTCTGCTATTGGTGGATTAAAAGTTGGGGTGACTGCAATTGGGGCGG AAGAGGTGATTCCCGAGACAAGACATGGATTGTGTACATGGCATCTAATACAAAATGCTATGAAAAATGTTGGTCATTTAATGAGGAAtggatctaattttttgactgatTTAAAGAAGCTTGTGTATGAATAtgtagaagtgaaaaaatttgaagaggctTGGGATTCATTACTTTCAACATATGAAGCTACTGATAATTCTTGGCTCCAAAATCTGTATAGGTTGAAAGAGAAGTGGGCTAGATGTTATATGAAATCTACGGTGACCTTGAGGATATGTAGTATACAGTTGAGTGAGAGTTTGAATAGAGATTTGAAGGATTATCTTGCATGTAATGTAAatctaaatggatttttcaagagatttgataACGTTGTGAACGATAAGTGGTATAAAGAGTTACAGGCTGAGTTTAATGCTAGAAAGAAATTGCCCACGATTTTGTGTTGGACATTACCTATGTTGCAGCAAGCAAGCAAGGTCTATACACCTtcaatgtttgaaaattttcagacatAA
- the LOC115742157 gene encoding uncharacterized protein LOC115742157, which yields MERLCHDDDDDDNDIAEEEDEDEDEALSLSDLPLPLAGEDARDGGESRTEEGRRDDRDRAGPGGTEDPEFDFGSRVGGPLSSGWRMCAADELFFQGQILPLRLSVGSDSLRADARRSVSRSDSMEMGSISTRVSSMGSSRSNSHGSSRYSSSSSSRSSSMTNSSRASFSRVNPFHALPSPKPQIGPSPGKFRTLSQKSPPPPSSMWEFFRLGLIRTPDIGLAELKLRKSAVNGSADNQCLMSRNSSSSSSDSSINNGGLGSGANIKIKNAEEKTDDKKKKKTKTKQKSKNRERILNGSFLGGCRCSVDAVSSSVFAVKSGGQARASNVEDDGELVGEIGLMTKKVTEAKRKASRHRTFEWIKELSSHATYPVDS from the coding sequence ATGGAAAGGCTATGtcacgacgacgacgacgacgacaacgacATTGCAGAGGAAGaggacgaagacgaagacgaagcgTTGTCGCTCTCCGACCTCCCGCTCCCTTTGGCCGGCGAAGACGCCCGAGATGGTGGCGAATCGAGAACGGAGGAGGGTCGTCGGGATGATCGAGATCGAGCCGGGCCAGGCGGGACGGAGGACCCAGAGTTCGATTTCGGGTCGCGGGTTGGCGGGCCTCTCTCCTCCGGATGGCGGATGTGCGCGGCAGACGAGCTGTTCTTCCAAGGGCAGATCCTGCCTCTCCGCCTCTCGGTGGGCTCGGACTCCTTGCGGGCCGACGCGAGGAGATCCGTCTCGAGATCGGATTCCATGGAGATGGGGTCGATCAGCACCCGGGTCTCGAGCATGGGCAGTAGCAGAAGCAACAGCCACGGGAGCAGTCGCTACTCATCCTCATCGTCCTCGCGGTCATCATCAATGACCAACTCCTCCAGAGCCAGCTTCAGCCGGGTCAACCCGTTTCACGCTCTCCCGAGCCCGAAGCCCCAAATCGGGCCTTCCCCCGGGAAATTCAGGACCCTCAGCCAAAAATCGCCGCCCCCGCCGTCGTCCATGTGGGAGTTCTTCAGGCTAGGCTTGATCCGCACGCCCGACATTGGACTGGCCGAGTTGAAGCTCCGCAAGAGCGCGGTCAACGGCAGCGCCGACAACCAATGCTTGATGAGccgcaacagcagcagcagcagcagcgacaGCAGCATCAACAATGGAGGTCTCGGAAGCGGCGCCAACATCAAGATCAAGAACGCTGAGGAGAAGACGGacgacaagaagaagaagaagacgaagacgaagcaGAAGAGCAAGAACAGAGAGAGAATCTTGAACGGGTCGTTTCTCGGCGGGTGCAGGTGCTCGGTGGACGCGGTCTCGTCCAGCGTCTTCGCCGTGAAGAGCGGCGGCCAGGCGAGAGCGAGCAATGTGGAAGACGACGGCGAGTTGGTCGGGGAGATCGGGCTGATGACGAAGAAGGTGacggaggcgaagaggaaggcGTCGCGTCATCGAACGTTCGAGTGGATAAAGGAGCTTTCTTCGCATGCTACATATCCTGTCGACTCTTGA